One segment of Sphingomonas telluris DNA contains the following:
- a CDS encoding superoxide dismutase family protein → MLRISVLALGLAGCVPMAAPDVPVATVPLVNASGASIGTVRVFAENTGVTLRIDATGLPAGMHGAHLHAVGKCEGPKFTSAGGHWNPTSKQHGHQNPAGYHTGDLGNLGVGADGKLTAGLLVPGARVSSDGFGDGPVLLDADGAALVIHAGQDDEKTDPSGNSGDRIACAVL, encoded by the coding sequence ATGTTGCGTATCAGTGTTCTGGCATTGGGTCTGGCGGGCTGCGTCCCGATGGCCGCGCCCGACGTTCCTGTGGCGACGGTGCCGCTCGTAAACGCGAGTGGTGCAAGCATCGGTACGGTGCGCGTGTTCGCGGAGAATACCGGCGTGACGCTGCGGATCGACGCGACTGGGCTTCCCGCAGGAATGCATGGCGCGCACCTGCACGCCGTCGGCAAATGCGAGGGACCGAAGTTCACCTCGGCCGGCGGGCACTGGAATCCGACGAGCAAGCAGCACGGTCACCAGAACCCCGCGGGCTATCACACGGGCGATCTAGGCAACCTTGGTGTTGGCGCGGACGGCAAGCTGACGGCGGGTCTGCTGGTGCCGGGCGCGAGAGTGAGCAGCGATGGCTTCGGGGACGGACCGGTGTTGCTGGATGCGGATGGGGCGGCCCTTGTCATCCACGCGGGGCAGGACGACGAGAAGACGGACCCGAGCGGCAATAGCGGCGACCGCATCGCCTGCGCCGTGCTATAG
- a CDS encoding spinster family MFS transporter, whose protein sequence is MSNDTTSPARASGYAWYALILFVVVYVFNFIDRQIVSILAESIKADLKLDDAQIGFLYGTAFAVFYALFGIPLGRLADSWYRGRLMAMGLGLWSSMTALSGLAQNFGMLAAARIGVGIGEASASPAAYSMIADYFPKERRATALSIYSSGLYIGGGIALPLGGFVLAWWARNYPDSAIAPWQAAFLAVGLPGLLLAIWIWSLKEPLRGAIDGHAADIVRPNAWGEFGRELVAIIPPLTLFSVARLPGALVPNLLVLAVSVAGGFLLGSLSGDWPQWIAWWLGIYAVFSWTQSLKRRDPATHKLLWGTPVATMLVVAFGSISFMTYAVAFWIPPYLLRTFYAGPTDVAVFLNGSTAAEEVSALFGWSAALASAVGVIVGGIVSDKLRRRHPGGRLYVNMAAIILPAPAIFWAFTTDNLVTFYLLAPYISLCSALWVGAAVATLQDLVLPRMRGTAGATYVLGTSMVGLALGPYCAGKVAAITGSLATGIFSLYVVPPFTLVALWIASRRIGDLEATREERASSA, encoded by the coding sequence ATGAGCAACGATACGACCTCACCGGCGCGCGCGTCGGGTTACGCCTGGTACGCGCTGATTCTGTTCGTGGTCGTCTACGTCTTCAACTTCATCGACCGGCAGATCGTCAGCATCCTCGCTGAAAGCATCAAGGCCGACCTGAAGCTCGACGACGCGCAGATTGGCTTCCTCTACGGCACCGCCTTCGCGGTCTTCTACGCCCTGTTCGGCATACCCCTCGGGCGCCTGGCCGACAGCTGGTACCGTGGCCGCCTGATGGCGATGGGGCTCGGACTTTGGTCGTCGATGACGGCCCTGTCCGGCCTGGCCCAGAACTTCGGGATGCTCGCCGCGGCTCGCATCGGCGTTGGGATAGGCGAGGCAAGCGCGTCTCCGGCCGCCTATTCGATGATCGCGGATTATTTTCCCAAGGAGCGGCGGGCAACCGCGCTCTCGATCTATTCGAGCGGCCTCTACATCGGCGGAGGCATCGCGCTTCCGCTGGGCGGCTTCGTCCTCGCCTGGTGGGCTCGCAACTATCCCGACTCCGCCATCGCTCCGTGGCAGGCCGCCTTCCTCGCCGTGGGTTTGCCCGGGCTGCTCCTCGCCATATGGATCTGGTCGCTCAAGGAACCCCTGCGCGGCGCGATCGACGGCCACGCCGCGGACATCGTGCGTCCGAATGCCTGGGGCGAGTTCGGCCGAGAACTGGTAGCAATCATTCCGCCGCTGACTTTGTTCAGCGTGGCGAGACTTCCCGGCGCTCTCGTCCCTAACTTGCTGGTTCTCGCCGTTAGCGTCGCAGGCGGATTCCTGCTCGGGAGCCTCAGCGGCGACTGGCCGCAATGGATCGCCTGGTGGCTCGGCATCTACGCCGTGTTCAGCTGGACCCAGTCCCTCAAGCGTCGCGACCCTGCCACCCACAAGCTTCTTTGGGGAACACCTGTCGCGACCATGCTTGTCGTCGCGTTCGGAAGCATCAGCTTCATGACCTACGCCGTGGCCTTCTGGATTCCGCCCTACCTGCTGAGAACCTTTTACGCGGGCCCGACCGACGTCGCCGTCTTCCTCAACGGATCGACCGCCGCGGAAGAAGTCTCCGCCCTATTCGGCTGGAGCGCCGCACTGGCTTCCGCAGTCGGCGTGATTGTGGGCGGGATCGTGAGCGACAAACTGCGCCGTCGCCACCCCGGCGGAAGGCTCTACGTGAACATGGCCGCGATCATCCTGCCCGCGCCCGCAATCTTCTGGGCGTTCACGACGGATAACCTCGTCACCTTCTACCTGCTCGCTCCGTACATCAGCCTCTGCAGCGCGCTCTGGGTCGGCGCGGCGGTGGCAACGCTTCAGGATCTGGTGTTGCCCAGAATGCGCGGAACGGCCGGCGCTACCTACGTGCTCGGGACATCCATGGTCGGCCTCGCGCTCGGCCCTTATTGTGCAGGCAAGGTCGCGGCCATCACCGGCAGCCTCGCGACGGGCATCTTCTCGCTGTACGTCGTTCCGCCGTTCACGCTAGTCGCCCTGTGGATCGCCTCACGCCGCATCGGCGACCTCGAAGCCACCCGAGAAGAACGCGCCTCATCGGCCTAG
- a CDS encoding HK97 family phage prohead protease — translation MSVRFAGYAAVFDRPDSGGDIIRKGAFADALRRAGEVPLLWQHKAGRVLGRIEHLSEDKRGLRVIARVDDARAGLLLQSGKLDGLSFGYRVREARSGAHRELIDLALVEVSLVAKPMQRLARVHVVEAD, via the coding sequence ATGAGCGTGCGCTTTGCGGGATATGCGGCGGTGTTCGACCGGCCGGACAGTGGCGGCGACATCATCCGCAAGGGCGCGTTCGCGGACGCGCTGAGGCGGGCGGGGGAGGTGCCTTTGCTGTGGCAGCACAAGGCGGGGCGGGTTCTCGGGCGGATCGAGCATCTGTCCGAGGACAAGCGCGGGCTGCGCGTGATTGCGCGGGTCGACGATGCGCGGGCCGGGTTGCTGCTGCAGAGTGGGAAGCTCGACGGGCTCAGCTTCGGCTATCGAGTACGCGAGGCGCGGTCGGGCGCGCATCGTGAGTTGATTGATCTCGCCCTGGTTGAGGTCAGCCTCGTCGCGAAGCCGATGCAGCGGCTCGCGCGGGTACATGTGGTCGAGGCAGATTAG
- a CDS encoding DUF6127 family protein, which produces MTVVTADALLASLMAQAEGRGVDMVTLRALAEESSESGARRALAQLGLDDARARRDMDELRELLSAWRDAKRSAARAVAAWAVSVVLALLLIGLAVRLRLTELVTR; this is translated from the coding sequence ATGACGGTGGTGACGGCGGATGCGCTGCTCGCGAGCCTGATGGCGCAGGCGGAAGGGCGCGGTGTGGACATGGTCACGCTGCGCGCGCTCGCCGAGGAGTCGAGCGAGAGCGGGGCGCGGCGAGCATTGGCGCAGCTCGGCCTGGACGACGCGCGGGCGCGGCGGGACATGGATGAGCTTCGCGAGCTTCTGTCGGCGTGGCGGGATGCGAAGCGGAGTGCGGCGCGGGCCGTTGCGGCCTGGGCCGTGAGTGTCGTGCTGGCGCTGTTGCTGATCGGATTGGCGGTGCGGCTTCGGCTGACCGAGCTGGTGACGCGATGA
- a CDS encoding phage portal protein produces the protein MRFWFGRKSAAPDARPYAPAWLSARESEGFARGYETQFDEVFRRNPVGQRAVRLVAGMLGALPIYASKGDERAAAIVSADGLLESIAAQLLLHGNSYAQLIVGDDGAPAEIFILRPERVSVVADERGWPTAYLYRVAGRVTRFEARDPLGRMQLAHLKSLHPRDDHYGMGCLDAACPAATVHNGAARWNKALLDNAARPSGALVYDPGDGTTLSTDQFTRLKDELSAEFSGSGNAGRPLLLEGGLKWQALGMTPADMDFVALKEGAARDIALAFGVPPVLVGLPGDATYANAREAGRALYRQTILPMASRILSGLGTMLSDWMGPVKLAVDTDQLSELAEDRSKLWEQVGAASFLSEEEKREQLGFAAKREEA, from the coding sequence ATGCGATTCTGGTTCGGCCGCAAGTCTGCGGCTCCGGACGCGCGGCCTTATGCGCCGGCGTGGTTGAGTGCGCGCGAGAGCGAGGGCTTTGCGCGCGGATACGAGACTCAGTTCGACGAGGTGTTCCGGCGTAATCCTGTGGGGCAGCGCGCGGTGCGGCTGGTCGCGGGGATGCTCGGTGCGCTGCCAATTTATGCCTCGAAGGGCGACGAGCGGGCTGCGGCGATCGTGTCGGCAGATGGATTGCTGGAGAGCATTGCGGCGCAGTTGCTGCTGCATGGGAACAGCTATGCGCAGCTGATCGTCGGCGACGATGGGGCGCCGGCGGAGATCTTCATTCTGCGGCCGGAGCGCGTGAGCGTCGTCGCGGACGAGCGGGGGTGGCCGACGGCGTACCTTTATCGTGTGGCCGGGCGCGTCACGCGGTTCGAGGCTCGCGATCCGCTTGGGCGAATGCAGTTGGCGCATTTGAAGAGCCTGCATCCGCGCGACGATCATTATGGCATGGGTTGCCTGGACGCGGCTTGCCCGGCCGCGACGGTGCACAATGGGGCGGCTCGCTGGAACAAGGCGCTGCTCGACAATGCAGCGCGGCCAAGCGGGGCGCTCGTCTACGATCCGGGTGACGGGACGACCTTGTCGACCGACCAGTTCACGCGATTGAAGGACGAACTGTCGGCGGAATTCTCCGGCAGCGGCAATGCGGGGCGGCCCTTGCTGCTCGAGGGTGGGCTCAAGTGGCAGGCGCTGGGCATGACGCCGGCGGACATGGACTTCGTCGCGCTGAAGGAAGGCGCGGCACGGGACATCGCCTTGGCGTTTGGAGTGCCGCCGGTGCTGGTCGGGCTTCCGGGCGATGCGACCTACGCCAATGCGCGTGAGGCGGGACGGGCGCTCTATCGCCAGACGATCCTGCCGATGGCGAGCCGGATCCTGAGCGGGCTCGGCACGATGCTGAGCGACTGGATGGGGCCGGTGAAGCTGGCCGTCGATACGGACCAGCTGAGCGAGCTGGCCGAGGACCGGTCGAAGCTTTGGGAGCAGGTCGGGGCGGCGAGCTTCCTCAGCGAGGAAGAGAAGCGCGAGCAGCTGGGCTTCGCGGCGAAGCGGGAGGAGGCATGA
- a CDS encoding PEPxxWA-CTERM sorting domain-containing protein, whose amino-acid sequence MNSVISGSVAALLALTAATAANATSISGNGNPASDPALAGGTQVTFTGLANGTYPSLDLGAVTISGVGGNVNIDTTYAGQYNTTGTYLDNNQGSTTDLLFTFDSAVSAFGFNLGAHDSSWTITAYNGATLLDTFTFGAIGGSNAGEYYGLSVPGITSAHLSTTESYDWVLLDNFTFVTGGTSSGVPEPTTWAMMLVGFGAVGFSLRRRKPAAVAQIA is encoded by the coding sequence GTGAATTCAGTAATCTCCGGCAGCGTTGCTGCCCTTCTTGCCTTGACTGCGGCGACCGCCGCGAATGCAACTTCGATCAGCGGAAATGGCAACCCGGCGTCCGATCCCGCTCTCGCGGGCGGCACGCAGGTCACGTTCACCGGACTGGCGAACGGCACCTATCCGTCGCTCGATCTCGGCGCCGTGACGATCAGCGGCGTCGGCGGGAACGTCAACATCGATACGACCTATGCGGGTCAGTACAACACGACCGGAACGTACCTCGACAACAACCAGGGCTCGACGACGGACCTCCTGTTCACATTCGACAGCGCCGTGTCGGCGTTCGGCTTCAACCTCGGCGCTCATGACTCGTCGTGGACCATCACGGCCTACAACGGCGCGACCTTGCTCGACACCTTCACCTTCGGGGCGATCGGCGGCAGCAATGCCGGCGAATATTATGGCCTGAGCGTACCCGGGATTACCTCGGCGCACCTGTCGACCACGGAATCATACGACTGGGTCCTGCTCGACAATTTCACGTTCGTGACCGGAGGCACCAGCTCGGGCGTTCCTGAGCCCACCACCTGGGCGATGATGCTCGTCGGCTTCGGGGCCGTCGGCTTCTCGCTGCGCCGGCGCAAGCCCGCCGCAGTCGCGCAAATCGCCTGA
- a CDS encoding DUF4118 domain-containing protein codes for MTIKAVLRRWLESHPFNGRAAIVVGATAVAIPTAIRFAVDGVVSGIPVTGYVPFVLISAVLLGWLNASMVAVASALIGDALFVGPANELLEGPSDVFTVGLFLIVSGVLIGFVELVRRIVAEDDQVEAHREPSGIIFSLEKGVAWARWRGQGEPVRLGPQAEVAEMMEDFLGQVEVAKRLNAHARETRKNAAALARSGISTNA; via the coding sequence ATGACAATCAAAGCCGTGCTGAGACGCTGGCTTGAGTCGCATCCTTTTAACGGCCGCGCCGCCATTGTCGTTGGAGCGACGGCGGTCGCGATTCCAACGGCGATCCGGTTTGCGGTCGATGGGGTCGTCAGCGGCATTCCGGTCACCGGTTACGTGCCGTTCGTGCTGATTTCGGCCGTATTGCTGGGCTGGCTCAACGCGAGCATGGTCGCGGTGGCGTCCGCGCTGATTGGGGATGCCCTGTTCGTGGGGCCTGCCAACGAATTGCTTGAGGGCCCGTCCGACGTCTTTACGGTAGGATTGTTCCTGATCGTGTCGGGCGTCCTCATCGGCTTCGTGGAATTGGTGCGCCGGATCGTCGCGGAGGACGACCAGGTCGAGGCGCACAGGGAGCCGAGCGGGATTATCTTCAGCCTGGAGAAGGGGGTGGCCTGGGCGAGATGGCGCGGGCAGGGGGAGCCGGTGCGGCTGGGCCCACAAGCCGAAGTCGCCGAGATGATGGAGGATTTCCTCGGGCAGGTGGAGGTCGCGAAGCGCCTTAACGCTCACGCGAGGGAGACAAGAAAAAATGCCGCCGCACTCGCGCGCAGCGGCATCTCAACGAACGCTTAG
- a CDS encoding DNA-packaging protein, which yields MSMRELMLQLAKAPIEEAIRIIGAMSPPDILRLDACFEAWAHESQLPPKSEGWRVWLLMAGRGFGKTRAGAEWVHALAGAKPGVRIALVGATMHDARNVMVEGVSGLLRVAKLHGVRLSWEPSLGRLKWRNGSEAQIFSGENADGLRGPEHDFAWADELAKWSQADAAWDNLQMGLRRGSRARVLVTTTPRPGPLLERIKKDKWTVTTTGRTSENLNLDRRFVEVMTATYGGTRLGRQELDGELIADVEGALWPRDLIECSRADRPAGFERIVVGVDPPAGAGAESDACGIVVAGRSQGRLYVIADESCQGLSPDGWARRVAGAVTRWDADMVVAEANNGGAMVGSVLGAAEIGVRVKLVHASRGKVARADPIALRFESGRAYFAGRFPALEDELAGLSLGGGYEGPTRSPDRADAMVWALTELGETRSGIPRVRAL from the coding sequence ATGTCGATGCGCGAGCTGATGCTGCAGCTCGCGAAGGCGCCGATCGAGGAGGCAATCCGGATCATCGGCGCGATGAGCCCGCCCGACATTCTGAGGCTGGACGCATGTTTCGAAGCTTGGGCGCATGAGAGCCAGCTTCCGCCCAAGAGCGAAGGCTGGCGCGTCTGGCTGCTGATGGCGGGGCGCGGGTTCGGGAAGACGCGGGCAGGGGCCGAGTGGGTTCATGCGCTTGCAGGCGCGAAGCCCGGGGTCCGGATCGCTCTCGTCGGCGCAACGATGCACGATGCGCGCAACGTTATGGTCGAGGGCGTCAGCGGGCTGCTGCGGGTCGCCAAGTTGCATGGCGTGCGGTTGAGCTGGGAGCCGAGCCTTGGTCGCTTGAAGTGGCGCAACGGAAGTGAGGCGCAGATTTTTTCGGGCGAGAATGCCGACGGGCTGAGGGGGCCCGAGCATGATTTCGCCTGGGCGGACGAGCTGGCCAAATGGAGCCAGGCGGACGCGGCGTGGGACAATCTGCAAATGGGCCTGCGGCGGGGATCGCGGGCGCGGGTGCTGGTCACGACGACGCCGCGGCCGGGACCGCTGCTCGAGCGGATTAAAAAGGACAAGTGGACGGTGACGACGACGGGACGGACGAGCGAGAACCTCAACCTGGACCGGCGCTTCGTCGAGGTGATGACGGCGACCTATGGCGGGACGCGGCTGGGGCGCCAGGAGCTGGACGGCGAGCTGATCGCGGACGTCGAAGGCGCGCTTTGGCCGCGGGACCTGATCGAATGTTCGCGGGCTGACCGGCCTGCCGGGTTCGAGCGCATCGTGGTCGGGGTCGATCCGCCGGCAGGAGCGGGCGCGGAAAGCGATGCCTGCGGGATCGTGGTGGCCGGACGCTCGCAGGGGCGGCTCTACGTCATCGCGGACGAAAGCTGCCAGGGGCTGAGCCCCGACGGCTGGGCGCGGCGCGTCGCCGGTGCCGTGACTAGATGGGACGCGGACATGGTGGTCGCCGAGGCGAACAATGGCGGCGCGATGGTCGGAAGCGTGCTCGGTGCAGCCGAGATCGGCGTACGTGTGAAGCTCGTCCATGCATCGCGCGGAAAGGTTGCGAGGGCCGACCCGATCGCGCTGCGGTTCGAGAGCGGGCGGGCGTACTTCGCTGGGCGCTTTCCGGCGCTCGAAGATGAGCTGGCCGGACTGTCGCTCGGGGGCGGCTACGAGGGGCCGACGCGGTCGCCGGACCGCGCCGATGCGATGGTCTGGGCGCTCACCGAACTGGGCGAAACCCGGAGCGGGATTCCCCGCGTTCGGGCGTTGTGA
- a CDS encoding vanadium-dependent haloperoxidase, with translation MRRLTSGLCSIALLAATFASGPAYAAEKDAVRMWNERAITTLVNGPAAAVPGMQFTPPVATIHLAIVQGAVYDAVNAIKGGHDAYLPGLKAPTSASKGAAAATAAHHALSGLVDQAPLTATLTAQVKAAIKARLDSEYASSLAEIPDGDAKAKGIEVGTAAAAAILANRVGDGRFGPPGYPVPANPGPGEWRPNPVNDPNAWVRNVRPFTLPSSDYIHTAGPPLPLTSAQYTAEFNEVKSLGRVDSATRTPAQTSLAYWTGGHPLPMLYGAMRQVAASKGLTITEQARFHAMTSMSMADSAINCFAEKARWSFWRPTSAIQLAATDGNDATEADGGWTSLLPLPPYADEPSGANCVFSGLMNAAKAFFGNDAAEFDIVSPGLATVPGSGSTRHYSHFTDVIPDVIEARIVGGLHFRTADVHGAMLGKSVADYVDAHFFNCRNSGQCKQEERE, from the coding sequence ATGAGGAGGCTAACCTCCGGGCTCTGCTCCATCGCCCTGCTCGCCGCCACCTTTGCATCCGGCCCCGCTTACGCGGCCGAGAAGGATGCGGTGCGCATGTGGAATGAAAGGGCCATCACGACCCTCGTCAACGGACCAGCTGCCGCCGTGCCAGGCATGCAGTTCACGCCTCCGGTCGCAACCATACATCTCGCGATCGTCCAGGGCGCGGTCTACGACGCGGTCAACGCCATCAAGGGCGGGCACGACGCCTATCTGCCCGGACTGAAGGCGCCGACCAGCGCGTCCAAGGGCGCAGCCGCTGCGACAGCAGCGCATCATGCCCTCAGCGGCCTCGTCGATCAGGCGCCGTTGACGGCGACTCTGACCGCCCAGGTCAAGGCCGCGATCAAAGCCCGTCTCGATTCCGAATACGCCAGCTCGCTGGCCGAGATCCCGGACGGTGACGCCAAGGCCAAAGGCATCGAAGTCGGAACCGCGGCTGCGGCAGCGATATTGGCCAACCGGGTCGGCGACGGCCGCTTCGGCCCGCCGGGTTATCCGGTCCCCGCGAACCCGGGCCCTGGAGAATGGCGCCCGAATCCGGTAAACGATCCGAACGCCTGGGTGCGCAACGTGCGACCGTTCACCCTGCCGAGCTCGGATTACATTCACACGGCAGGGCCGCCGCTCCCCTTGACAAGCGCGCAATACACGGCCGAGTTCAACGAGGTGAAGTCGCTAGGCCGGGTCGACTCAGCTACGCGCACGCCAGCTCAGACCTCGCTGGCGTATTGGACTGGCGGACACCCGCTTCCCATGCTGTATGGGGCGATGCGGCAGGTGGCGGCCTCGAAGGGGCTGACAATCACCGAACAAGCGCGGTTCCACGCCATGACCAGCATGTCGATGGCGGACAGCGCGATCAATTGCTTTGCAGAAAAGGCCCGCTGGAGCTTCTGGCGGCCCACGAGCGCCATCCAGCTCGCCGCCACCGACGGCAACGATGCGACCGAGGCCGATGGCGGCTGGACCTCACTCCTGCCCTTGCCGCCATACGCAGACGAGCCATCGGGCGCCAACTGCGTCTTCAGCGGCTTGATGAACGCCGCCAAGGCGTTCTTCGGCAACGACGCCGCGGAGTTCGATATCGTAAGCCCGGGCCTCGCGACGGTGCCTGGGAGCGGATCGACCCGGCACTACAGCCACTTCACCGATGTCATCCCCGACGTGATCGAGGCGCGGATTGTTGGTGGCCTTCACTTCCGCACGGCTGACGTTCATGGCGCCATGCTCGGGAAATCGGTGGCCGATTACGTGGATGCGCACTTCTTCAACTGCCGCAACTCTGGCCAGTGCAAGCAGGAAGAACGCGAGTAA